One segment of Pseudomonas sp. FP2196 DNA contains the following:
- a CDS encoding DNA circularization protein — translation MNWRDRLLPASFRGVGFWIDQAKTPVGRKGQLHEYPQRDLPFFEDLGQQAKTHDLTAFIIGPDCLEQRDKLLKALEAGSGELVHPWLGRLQVKVGECDMTHTRQDGGLVTFALKFYPDQPLPFPTATVSTQKVLLAKADTLLGSAVARFEQAMTLIKAARIGIANLRNSLTGVYEVIKEQLKPLIEQYKQITELVKAVKELPKEVATEFKGLLGDIKELKEFAKEGYRGVIADVSQQLEAIRKADAPKITTGKDTNAAAQAMADLVQDTLIVKVAQWVASMPVATKPVKLQATPSVDQQAIQQVARQEVPATDDLQALQKDLVDALQKAKDKADPGHYQAISDVQDALVAHLKAVATSGVRLVTKSFQESLPALVVAYKQFADATRVTEVIQRNEGNNPLFLPQSNVKVSGE, via the coding sequence ATGAACTGGCGTGACCGTTTGTTGCCGGCATCCTTTCGCGGTGTCGGGTTCTGGATCGATCAGGCGAAAACCCCGGTCGGTCGCAAGGGGCAATTGCATGAGTATCCGCAACGTGACCTGCCGTTTTTCGAGGACCTCGGCCAGCAGGCCAAGACCCACGATCTGACGGCGTTCATCATCGGCCCTGATTGCCTGGAGCAGCGCGACAAGCTGCTTAAGGCACTGGAGGCGGGCAGTGGTGAACTGGTGCATCCATGGCTTGGACGCCTGCAAGTCAAGGTCGGCGAATGCGACATGACCCACACCCGCCAGGACGGCGGGTTGGTCACATTTGCGCTGAAGTTCTATCCCGATCAGCCGTTGCCGTTTCCGACGGCGACCGTCAGCACCCAGAAGGTCTTGCTGGCGAAAGCCGACACGCTGCTGGGTTCTGCGGTGGCGCGGTTCGAACAGGCGATGACGCTGATCAAGGCTGCGCGGATCGGCATTGCCAATCTGCGCAACAGCCTCACCGGGGTATACGAGGTGATCAAGGAGCAGCTCAAACCGCTGATTGAGCAATACAAACAGATCACTGAGTTGGTCAAAGCGGTCAAGGAATTGCCCAAGGAAGTGGCGACGGAATTCAAGGGCTTGCTTGGCGATATCAAGGAGCTCAAGGAGTTCGCGAAGGAGGGCTACCGTGGCGTGATTGCCGACGTGTCCCAACAACTCGAAGCCATCCGTAAGGCTGATGCGCCGAAGATCACCACCGGCAAGGACACCAACGCGGCGGCGCAAGCCATGGCGGATCTGGTGCAGGACACGTTGATCGTCAAAGTGGCGCAATGGGTCGCCTCAATGCCGGTGGCGACGAAGCCGGTGAAATTGCAGGCAACGCCATCGGTGGATCAGCAGGCGATCCAGCAGGTTGCCCGCCAGGAAGTGCCGGCCACCGATGATTTGCAAGCCTTGCAAAAGGATCTGGTAGACGCGCTTCAAAAGGCTAAGGACAAGGCTGATCCGGGACACTATCAAGCGATCAGTGATGTGCAGGATGCCTTGGTCGCGCATCTCAAGGCAGTGGCCACGTCCGGTGTGCGGCTGGTGACCAAGTCGTTTCAGGAAAGCCTGCCGGCGCTGGTGGTGGCCTACAAACAGTTTGCCGATGCGACGCGGGTGACCGAAGTGATCCAGCGCAACGAGGGAAACAACCCGTTGTTCCTCCCGCAGAGCAACGTGAAAGTCTCCGGGGAGTGA
- a CDS encoding phage baseplate assembly protein: MSETDNRVTLTVNNMEYGGWKSVEISADLERQFRTFKLDITWQWPGQTVDQRIKPGDPCEVKIGKDLVLTGYVFKAPISYDGRQISLSIEGSSKTQDLVDCAATNRPGQWQEQPLLTIVQALAMEYSLMVVNEIPETSRLAKHTIVPGETVFQSIDRLLSLFRVFSTDDEQGRLVLAKPGSGGRASDALELGKNILSANAPMDQSQVFSEYRVIGQQKGSDKKSGAAVSEVESTAADLTFKRRRTTIINEGTALTFELAQQRAQWESATRMGRAQSTTYQVQGWRQSNGDLWRHNTLVKVKDPVLGFDGDMLISKVTYSLSAQGSATTLQVAPPHTFDPDPVPPKKTS, encoded by the coding sequence ATGAGCGAAACGGATAATCGCGTCACGCTGACCGTCAACAACATGGAATACGGCGGCTGGAAAAGCGTGGAAATCAGTGCTGATCTGGAGCGCCAGTTCCGTACCTTCAAACTTGACATCACCTGGCAATGGCCGGGGCAGACGGTGGATCAGCGGATCAAACCGGGCGACCCCTGCGAAGTGAAAATCGGCAAGGATCTGGTGCTCACCGGCTACGTGTTCAAGGCACCGATCAGCTATGACGGTCGGCAGATCAGCCTGAGTATCGAAGGCAGTTCCAAGACTCAGGACCTGGTCGATTGCGCCGCCACCAACCGGCCCGGTCAGTGGCAGGAACAACCGTTGCTGACCATCGTGCAGGCATTGGCGATGGAGTATTCGTTGATGGTGGTCAACGAAATTCCCGAGACATCGCGGCTGGCCAAACACACGATTGTGCCGGGTGAAACGGTGTTTCAGTCGATCGACCGTTTGCTCTCGCTGTTCCGTGTGTTTTCCACCGATGACGAGCAGGGTCGACTGGTGCTGGCCAAACCCGGTAGCGGTGGCCGCGCCAGTGATGCGCTGGAACTGGGCAAGAACATTTTGTCGGCCAACGCACCGATGGATCAAAGCCAGGTGTTCTCCGAATACCGGGTGATCGGCCAGCAGAAAGGCTCCGACAAGAAGAGCGGGGCGGCGGTCAGCGAGGTTGAATCGACGGCGGCCGACCTGACCTTCAAGCGGCGGCGCACCACCATCATTAACGAAGGTACGGCGCTGACCTTTGAGTTGGCCCAGCAACGCGCTCAATGGGAAAGCGCCACCCGCATGGGCCGGGCGCAGAGCACCACGTACCAGGTGCAGGGCTGGCGCCAGTCCAACGGTGATCTGTGGCGCCACAACACGCTGGTCAAGGTCAAGGATCCGGTGCTCGGGTTTGATGGCGACATGCTGATTTCCAAAGTGACGTATTCACTGTCGGCGCAGGGCTCGGCGACGACCCTGCAAGTCGCGCCGCCGCATACCTTCGATCCTGATCCAGTCCCCCCGAAAAAAACCTCATAG